The sequence ACGGCCTTCGCCGGCGAACAAGGCGTCGACATCACCGTGACCGGGGCGAAAGCCGGTCATGTCTGGGCGGTCCCGGGCGCACTCGACGGCATCATCGACAACCTGCTCTCCAACGCGCTGCGCGCCTCTCCGCCGGGAACGGCCATCACCTTGACCACGGTCACCGCCGCCGGCGACGGCGGCCGCACACCGCCGATGGCCGAACTGCACGTCGTCGACGAGGGCCCCGGCATGACGGAAGCCGAACGGCGGCGCGCCTTCGACCGGTTCTGGCGCGCAGCCGACGCCCAACACGAGGGCACCGGCCTGGGCCTGCCCATGGTCCGGCAACTCACCCGCGCCTGCGGCGGCAAGGTCTCCCTCCACGCAGCCCCCGGCGGCGGCCTCGACGCCGTCGTCCGCCTCCGCCCCGCCCGACGGCACGCGCCCCCCACCGCTCGGCGGCCTTCACCGGACGTGCCTACTGCGCACGGTTCATCACAACAACGGCACCCAGGGTGAAACAGCACATGCAGTTCTGTTCACATGGGTATGGCCGCATACGGCGTCATTCCATTCAGAGAGGAAGAGTATGCAGGCCAGCGTGGGTGATCGACTTCTCGTTCATGGCCGGATCGTCGGGCAGCACGATCGGACGGCGGAAATCATCGAGGTACTGGGCAGCAACGGCACGCCTCCGTACCGCGTCCGGTTCGACGACGGACACGAAACCCTGATGAGCCCTGGACCGGACACGGTGGTACGGCACTTCCCGAGCGACGGTTCGTGAGCGGAATGAGGCGTGGCCGTCGCCTGTAGGCAGAAGCGACGTGTCCGATGTCGCCGACCGCTCCGGTCTCCGTCGGAGCGGTTGAGCATTTGTCTGAATCAAGGGGCCGAGAGCGTGGCATCTGCCCATGGCGCGGGCGTCGTACCGCTCCTACCGTCGGCGTACGCGAGATTTCGCGCCGGGCGACCCCCGGCGTTCCTCGCCCGCCAGGTCGGCCCTCCTCGGGGCCGGTGTCCTGGCCTCTCGTAGCGCTCTCGGCATCCCGCAGCAAGCGAGTCCGCGGTCCCGACGACCGCCCCTGCGATCGGGTGTGGCCGCGCGCATGTCCTTCGCCTCGGCAGGCTGATCATCCGGCCTGCTCGATTCGTCTGCGGACCTGGTCATGGGCCGGAGTGCCACGCCACCATCCGATGCGAGGAGACCCATGAATACCGCGGGCAGGCAGTCCGTCTCGGGAACCGACACCGTCCGCAGCCGTCCGGTCGTGGGTGGCCGGACCGCTGACCCGAGCGACCCCAGGTGCCACTGCGGCCGCTTGCTCATCAGCTGTGGTGGCTGCCGGACCCTCCGCTGTCTCGGCTGCGACCCCTATCGTTCTGACGACTGTGCTGTGCTCTCGGAGCATTCCCGTGACGATGTCTCCGTCGTCTCCCACGAGAAGGCATACCGGAACGGGGCCGATGTTCCGCTTCCCGGGGGCGGAACACCGGAGCGGTACTTCGTCGTGATCGGCAGCGACGTGGCACGCCGGGTCTGTGGCTCCCTGCGATCGGCGGGACACTTCGTGCGTCACCTGGCGCAGCCCACGGACGAGGATCTGCGCCGGGCGCTGGACGGGGAGGTGGCCGGCGTCGCGATCCTGCTCGACGACGACGTCGAGTCCCTGCGCTATGCGCTCGCGGTCGAGCACATCCGTCCGGGCGTCACGCTGGTGGTGACGGTCTTCGACCGGACGGTCGCCGAGCAACTCATGGGCGTGGTGCCGAACTGCCAGGTCACCTCGCCGGCCGAGGTCGCCGCTCCCGCCCTGCTGGCCGCCTGCCTCCAGCCCGACCTGCTGGCCCTCACCCGGACGCCCTCGGGCCACGCCGGCGCCCGCTGGGACGGGGACACGGTGCGCCTCGAACCGTACCGGCCACCCCGGTCCCTGAGGTACCGGGCCCGGCTGGGGAAGATCAGGGGGCAGCTGCGACCGCACGACGGCAGTTCGCGGATCATGCTGACCGGCCTCGCCGGGCTGCTCGCGGTGCTGCTGGCGGACTGGATATGGTCCGTGACCCTCAATCATCGCCCGCCGGTGGAAGCCCTCTTCGAGGCGGTGCGAACGGTGTCGACCGTCGGCCCCGCAGCAGCCCACGGCTCGAACGCCTATCTGCTGTTCGCCAGCCTCGCGATGCTCGTCACCATCGTGTTCACCGCCGTCTTCACCGCCGGTGTGGTCGACCGTCTTCTGGCCCCGCGCTCGATCGGCGTGGTGGGCCCCCGCGCGCTTCCGCGGGCCGGCCACGTGGTGGTCGTCGGGCTCGGCCAGGTGGGGCTGCGGCTGTGCACCCGGTTGCAGGACCTCGGCATCGGCGTGATCGCCGTGGAACGCGACCCGGCGGCCCCCCACCTCCGGCTGGCCAGAGCGCTCGGCGTGCCCGTCCTCATCGCCGACGCCACCGACAAATTCGTGCTGCGCAAGCTCAGCCTCCACACGGCTCAGGCCATGGCCGCCGTCGCCTCCGACGATCTGGACAACATCGCGGTCTCCGTGGCCGCGCGGGCGGTCGCTCCCGACCTGCGCATGGTCATACGGGCGGGCGACCACGAAGCCATCGCCGAGACCCAGTCGCTGTTCCGCATCGGCACCGTCCATGACCTGGGCAGTTTGAGCGCCGCGTACACCACCGCGAGCCTCACCGGGCTGCGACCGCGCGGCGTCCTCGCCCACGGCAGGAAGCTGCTGGTGGAACGAGCAGACGGGACGTTCACGCACTGGCCGCACACCGTCCGCTGCGACCACCAGCAAGACAGGCACGCGGTGACGGTTCCACCGGTCGTGGGCGCGAGCGCTTGAGGGGGCCGGTCGATTGTCAGTGGCCATCCCTAGAGTGCTTGCCATGGGAAGAACGCCGTTGGAACGAGCACTGATTGAGGCTCCGGACGATGTCGCCGCCTGGCGCTCCTACAGCGACGTGCTGCTGGAGCAGAACGACGCCCGGAGCAGGTTGATCGAGCTGGAACTGCGCCTCGCGCATGAGATGCGGGATGGCGAACGCAAGGCAACGAGGCGGCGCAGACCTTCGCCAAGGCGCACATCATGCCGGCACCCCTCCTCATGCTCGGTCAGGACGTGGTCCTCGACCCGGAGAAGTTCGCGGTCCAGGGCAACCAAATACACATTCTCGGCAAGGAGTCGCTCGCCCCGGTGAACTTCGCGGCCTGCTGGAACTCCGGTGGCACGCCCCCGAATTACCTCGATGTGGCTGCCACGGTCGAGGCGGCACACTTCCTCGTCCCGCCGATCGTCTTCTCCGAAACGGACGACTGCTATCACCTGCAGTTCGATTTCTTCCGCAACACCTGGATGGTCAAGCAGCAGCAGTTGCCGGTGCCCGTCCCCAGGATTCGCGACTACGACGAGATGGACTTCGATGTCGACGACTGGGACACGCACGTTGACGCGGCTGTCGCCTACCCCTGGATGAGGGCGGTCGCCCCCTCGTTGCTCAACGAGCCCTCCGGCAGGCGCAAAGCCGACGTCTGGTGGGCCGATGACAGCCCCCTTGTCGCCGAGCTCCGCGAGCATCTTGCCGACATCGCCGAGGAGTACGAGGAATTCGACGACGAGGGATGAGGGGAAGGGGAAGGGGAAGGGGAAGGGGAGCTCGGCGAGGGGGAGGGGTCAGTCGCGCGGTGGGTTCCTGCGCGGTTTGATGAGGGCGTTCGGGGCGTTACCGGCGCACATCGCTGTTGCGGATCACACAGTCGCGGCGTATCCGTCATCGGCATCCATGGTCCGGCGGTACAGGTCGTCGACAACACGGAACAACGCGAAGGCGGCCCGCATCGGTGACTCCCTGTTCCAGTCGCGGCATGACGCCGGGCCGCCCGACCCTCGCGACCGACGGGGTGTTCCCCATCACACCACCGGCGCGGAACTCACCGTTCCGCTCGGCCGACAGCTGACGTGACACCCGTACGCCGCAGGAGCCGCAGGAGCAGCCCCCTTGTCCGTCGAACCGCCCACCACCGCCCCACCCCGCACGGCCGACGATGCCGGTGAGCCGGCCCTGGCCCCTGCTTCGGTCGCGGCTCCCTCGGCCCTGCGCACGCTGCGCCCGCTGGTGCTGCGTCTGCACTTCTACGCGGGCGTGTTCGTCGCACCGTTCCTGCTCGTCGCGGCGGTCACCGGACTGCTGTACGCGGGCTCGTTCCAGGCCGAGAAGATCGTGTACGCCCACGAACTGACCGTCCCGGTCGGCGACCGCAAGCTGCCGATCTCCCAGCAGGTGGCCGCCGCCCGCAAGGCTCACCCCGAGGGCACCATCTCCGCCGTGCGGCCGTCATCGCAGCCTGAAGCGACCACACGCGTACTGCTGTCCGGGGTGAAGGGCACAGCCGCCGACCACACGCTCGCCGTGTTCGTGGACCCCTACACCGGCAGGGTGCGCGGCGCGCTGGAGCAGTACGGCTCCACCGGCGCCCTGCCGCTGCGCACCTGGATCGACGAGCTCCACCGCGACCTGCACCTCGGCGACATCGGCCGTCTGTACAGCGAGTTCGCCGCCAGCTGGCTGTGGGTGATCACAGGTGGCGGGCTGGTGCTGTGGTTCGGCCGGGGCCGCACCCGCCGCAAGGTGCGCGGCACCACGGGGCGGCGGCGCTCCCTGACCCTGCACGGCACGGTGGGCGTGTGGGCGGCAGGCGGTCTGTTCTTCCTGTCGGCGACCGGCCTGACCTGGTCCACGTACGCCGGAGCGAACATCGGCGACCTTCGCGAAGCCCTTGGCCAGTCCACCCCGTCCGTCACCGCGACGTCGAGCGGGCACGAGGGACACGGCTCCATGGCGGGCATGGACATGAACGGCACGGACAGGGGCTCGCACTCCGGCGCACGGTCCGACGTGGGTCTCGACGCCGTCCTGAAGACGGCTCGCGCCGAGAGCCTGTCCGACCCGGTCGAAATCGTGCCGCCCGCAGACTCCTCCTCCGCCTACGTCGTACGGCAGATCCAGCGCAGCTGGCCGGAGAAGCAGGACTCGATCGCCGTCGACCCGGCCACCGGCAAGGTCACCGATGTGCTGCGCTTCTCCGACTACCCGGTGCTGGCCAAACTGACCCGGTGGGGCATCGACGCCCACACCGGCACGCTGTTCGGCCTCGCCAACCAGATCGCGCTGGCCGGCCTCGCCCTGGCCCTGATCCTCCTCATCCTCTGGGGATACCGCATGTGGTGGCAGCGCGGCCGCGGCTCCGTCTTCGGTCGCCCGACTCCCCGCGGCGCCTGGCGGCAGGTGCCGGTGTACGTGCTGGTGCCCTGCGTCGCGATGGTCGCCGTCGTTGGCTACTACGTCCCGCTGCTCGGGATCCCGCTCGCCGTCTTCCTCGCCGTGGACATCCTCCTCAGCAGGATCACTCGCCGCCGCACCGGGCACTCACCCGCCTGAACCGACCGGCCCGACCGACGAGCCCACGGCGTCCGGGGACGCGAACAGGAGTGCCTGGCTCCGTCCGCGGGATTCGGCAGCGGTGCCCGAGGCGCCTCACCGACCGACGGGCAGGTCTGGGAGAACGGCGCCCCGGATCGCGGTGAAGCCGAAGTCGCAGGTGCCGGCGTGGCGTGGGGGTCTGGCCTGATGGGTGCTGTCGATGGACTACCAACGCCTCCTCAAGGCGCTCGCGGAGCGGTCCCCGGCTTTGACGGGGACCGATGTCCTGTCAGGGAACCCATCTCACAGGTGGCGCAGAGGTTTTCGCGGCCGCGTAGTGAGTACTCGCGCGGACACACCAGCACCCACGGTGGTTCACTCGCTCACCGCGGCAGCGTCACAAGACCTGCATTGACATGGCCTTGACCAGCGCAAGAGGGCGGCCGCATGGTGAACCAACCGGCCCGCAGCTGACCTGACATGCCGTCTGTCAGTGCTGCTTTTCGTCAGGTCTGGCCCTTCCAAACCGCCTGAAACCCCCCGAAACCGCACGGAGGCTTGATGCACCGACGCGAGATACCCTCCGGATCCCTGGTGATCCACCGCCACCAACTGAAACGCCGGATGCGGCGGACGGTAGCCGCCCTCACCGCGATGCTCACACTCACCGTCACCGCCCTCACCATCGGCCTGGCCACCGGCGTCCAGGCCGCCGCTCTCTCATCCGCCCCGCACGCATCCCCCTCCGCAAGCACGACGGACTTCGGCTGCGTCCATCCCTCGAAAGCGGGACAAGCCCGCTGTTTCGGGGTCATGAAAGCCCATCGCACCCCCTCGGGCCGCATGTCACCGTTCACCACCGGATCCCCGACCACGATGGGGTTCGTTCCGTCCGATCTGCGTTCCGCCTACAACCTGGGCGGTACCTCGGGATCCGGCCGGACGGTGGCGATCGTCGACGCCATGGACGATCCGAACGCCGAGTCCGACCTGGCCGCTTACCGCAGCGCCTACGGTCTGCCGTCGTGCACCACCGCCAACGGCTGCTTCCACAAGGTGAATCAGCGCGGCCAGGCATCGCCGATGCCCTCCGGTGACTACGGATGGGCCGAGGAGATCAGTCTCGACCTCGACATGGTCTCGGCGACATGCCCCAGCTGCCACATCCTCCTGGTCGAGGCAAACTCGGCGAACGTCCCGGATCTCATGACGGCCGAGGACACCGCCGCCACCACATCGGGCGTCGTCTCGGTCTCCAACAGCTGGGGCGGGTCCGAGGACAACACCATCACCTCCGTCGACTCGCACTTCAACCATCCCGGCGTCGCGATCACAGCGAGCTCGGGTGACTCCGGTTACGGCGTCTTCTGGCCGGCATCCTCCCCGTACGTCACCGCCGTGGGCGGAACCTCGCTGAGCAAGGCGTCCAACTCCCGCGGCTGGACCGAGACGGCGTGGAGCGGGGCGGGTTCGGGCTGCTCGGCGTACGAGGCCAAACCGTCCTGGCAGCATGACTCCGGATGTGCCAAGCGCACCGTCGCCGATGTGGCTGCGGTCGCCGATCCCCACACCGGCGTGGCGGTCTACGACACGTACAACAGCTGCGGCGGCGCGATGTTGTGCGACACCAGGCTTCAACTCGGTCTCGCACAGGGTGCCGACGGATGGGTCGAAGTCGGAGGCACCAGCGTCTCGTCGCCGATCATCGCGAGCGTCTACGCACTGGCCGGAAACACCTCTTCGGTCGCCAACGGCTCGTATCCGTACAGCCACACGTCGGCGCTCCACGACGTCACTTCGGGCAGCAACGGCTTCTGTGGCGGCAGCTACCTGTGCACCGGAGGTCCGGGATACGACGGGCCGACCGGCCTCGGCACACCCAACGGCACCGGGGCCTTCTGACGGCGGCGCCCTCTGACCGAAAGGGGCTGGGCCCGCGTCGCACTGATGCGGCGCGGGCCCAGCCCCTGTCTCGTCTCAGTCCTCCAGCCGGTCGAAGACCACACGTTCCATGCCGTGCCCGGCCAGCCGGATACGGAACATGCTCAGCACACCGGCATCGCTGACCCGATGGCGTACTTCCAGTCGATCGCCCGCACCGACATCGCCGCGGGCTGCCGGTCAGCGGTTCGCGCTGAGCTCGGCCTCCTCCGCATGGTCCGCGTCCGAGGCATCGCTGAGCCCGCGGCGCAGGTGCTCGATGTGGGAGACGGCCTGGTCGAGGAGTTCGGCGAATTTCCGCATGCCCCGATCCCAGCAGTGCCTGCGTGGCTTTCTCCGAACTTTGAAGTCGCGCACGCTCCGAGCTCTCCAAGCATGGAAAAAGTGCTGGTCACGGAAGTTCCTCTCATGGAAACGGCTCCGCCAGCGCGCTGACGGAGCCGTAGTTGATGTAGGGCCTGGGCCCCGTGGCTTGATCGGCCTGCGAGTCTTGTTCGCTGCCGAGCCTGCTGATGAGGTGGCCGACATGACTGAGCTCGGACCCGTCGCCTGGCCACCTGCCTCGATCAGGACCGAAAGGATCGTGCTCCGCGAGTCCGAGGCCCGGGACCGTGCGGCGTTCATCGAACTGCTCGCCTCACCAGAGGTGCACACCTACCTCGGCGGCCCCCGCCCGCGTGACGAACTCGAGCGCGAGCTGCCTGAGGTGCCCGAGCGGTGGCCCGGGAGTTTCGTCGTTGAACTCGATGGAGCGCTGACCGGCCAGATCCTGCTCAGGAGAGCACCGGAGCACAGTCGCCCGGCCGCTGCGGGGAAGGTCGATCTCGGCTACATGTTCCTGCCGCGAGCGTGGGGATTCGGATACGCCGCCGAGGCGTGCGCAGCGGCACTCGACTGGTTCGACGGCGTCCTTCCCTGCGAGCCGGTAGTGCTCCACACCCAGACTGCCAACGTCGGCTCGATGCGCCTCGCGGCGAAGCTGGGATTCATCGAGGTAGAGCGGTTCCATGCCTGGGACGCCGAGCAATGGCTCGGAATGCGGTCCCCCGTCATGCCCTCCGTTCTCGTGGACGAAGCCACAGGTCAGGCCCGTGCGGCGATCTCGCCGAACGAGGGTATTCCTAGGTAGATCGACTGTCTGGTTCTTGCCGTTTGCGCGTCCATCCGAGCGAGCTTGCCCTTGGCTCCTTCAAGCCTGGTTCCAAGGCCCTTGACGTCACCGAGCCAGCCTTCTCGTGGGGCCTCGGCGATGCGGTCGACGAGGTTGTCCCTGATCTCGAGGAGGCGCCGCCGCTCGCTCGCTTGGGTGCTCGGCGTCGGTCAGCCTGCGGTACTCCTCGCCGGGCCGGTATCGGAGCCACCGAGCGCCAGGAGCCGAACACCGTGACAACCGCAGCACTCACCGTCTGGGAGGACTTCGACGTTATCCGCTGAAGACCAAAGCAGCAGTTCAGCGCACCCGTCCGCGTGGTTTCAAGGCTCCGTTCGGCAGCTTGGGGGCGGGTAGTCGATCGCCGTCGTAGCCCTTCACTTCGCCGAAGCGCGCACCATCCGCATCTTCCATCCAGGCCGAACGGGCCTCGACGATATCCTGGTGCGACCGCCCCACGAAGTTCCACCACATGACGATCTCCTCCTCGAACGGGGTTCCGCCGAGCAGGACCGTCCGTGCGAGGTCGTCCGACGCGTTCGTCAGCGTCAGCGCGTCGCTGCCCGGGGGGACGTAGCCCAGCTCCGCGGGGCCCACCGGGGTGTGGCTCAGGTGTACGTCGCCCTGGTCGACCAGGAGGCCGTGCTCGAAGCCGGGGTCCACGGCGAGCGTGATGGTCGCGCGGGGCTGGAGGAGGATTTCGGCGCCGATCAACGGGGTGAAGGTCCGTACCGGGGAGACCTCGCCGGCGAGGGACCCCAGGAAGACCCTGATCTCGGCCCCGTCGATCCGCACGGGCTCGGGGGCGTAGTGCTGGAAGTCCCGTTCGGCATTGCGGTGTTCCTCGGGCAGCGCCACCCACAGCTGGACGCCGTGCAGGGTGGTGGTCCCCGGTGTGGACACCTCGGAGTGGCAGATGCCGAAGCCGCCCGTCATGAGGTTCAGCTCGCCCGGCCGTACGTAGGCATGGCTGCCCAGGCTGTCACGGTGCTCGATCTCCCCGCTGAAGAGCCAGCTCACCGTCTGCAGTCCGGTGTGCGGATGCGGGGCGACATCCATGCCGCCCGTCAGCGAGACGTCGTCGGGGCCGTAGTGATCGGCGAAGCACCATGCGCCGATCAGGGTCCGGGCTCGTTGCGGCAGGGTCCGCCGCACGGTCATCGCCCGGGGGCCGCCGAGGGGCACCTCGCGGGCGGTCAGCACCTCCACCCGAGCCGCCTCGACCGGGCGCTCGCCGTCCACCGCGGCGCCGCATAGCAGCTCCATGGGTTTCGTTTCGAGATTGCTCACGGTGGACCCTGCCTCCCAGCCAATATTTGTTTCACATTCAACCACTAGGCCGCAGCGGCTGCCAGTGACCCCCGCGCCGACCTGACCGGCCGCGCTCGCGGTCCCCCTCCCACCGTGCGGCACCCCCGTGCCGTTGTCGACCACCCGCATGATCCCGGTGGCTCATTCCGGTGGCCGTGCCGGATCGCCCTCTGCCACCCTTTCGGCCCGTCCTGTCAGGGTGTGGGCTTCATCGTCGAGCCGAGAGGAACCATCGACATGAGCAAGCACTGCACACCTTCCGCCCACGGGCCCGAGAAAGGCCCCGAACGGGACTCGCCACTCCCCCAGGAACTGGCCCGGGAACTGCACGTGTGCATGGGGCTCAATGCCTGCGCAGGGCTCGACGTCTCGGGGACGGCCCCCATGGCGGGTATGGGTTCCTGCGCGACCGTCTTCCACGTCTGTCACGGCGAGGGGGCCTGCCGCGGCCAGGGCGGCTGCGGCTACGCGGGCACGGACTACGAGCAGTTCCACCCGGGCGAGCAGGACTGTCGCTACAACGGCAGCTGCGCCAGTCCGATCAACGAGAGCAGGGTCTTCTCGGCCGGCCCGCTGAAGGGCAAAAGCGTGTGGAAGCAGGCCCGCCGGCTCTTCGAGGCACGGATGTACGCGGCGGGCAAGACCTTCGGCCCGTCCCCGGGTGAGGGCATCAGCGACGGCCAGATGCCGCACTACGACTACATGTCGCAGCCGCAGTGAGCGAGGCGCGGAGGGGGATGCCCCACCTCGGCTTCGGCGTCGGGCTGCGGACGCCGCACCTCCCGTACATACGCCGCCATCTTCCGCCCGTGGACTTCTTCGAAATCATCTCGGAGAACTTCCTCGACGCCCGGGGTGGCCGACGGCAGGCCCTCGCAGAGATCGCCGAACGCTATCCCGTCGTCCTGCACGGGGTGTCGCTGTCCATCGGGAGCACGGACCCCCTCGACCTCTCCTATCTGCGCCGGCTGAAGCGGCTCGCCGACGACGTACAGGCGCCCTGGGTCTCGGACCACGTGTGCTGGACGGGCGTGCTGGGCGTGAACACCCACGACCTGCTGCCGCTGCCGTTCACCGAGGAGACCCTCAGCCACGTCGTACGGCGTGTGCGCATCGTCCAGGACGTGCTGGAGCGGCCGTTGGTCCTGGAGAACCCGAGCAGCTATGTGGAATTCCGTGCCTCCACCCTCACCGAAGGGGAGTTCCTCGGGCGGATGGCGCAGGAGGCGGACTGCGGGCTGCTGCTCGACGTCAACAACGTCCATGTCTCCGCGTTCAACCACGACTTCGACCCGGTGCGCTACCTCAGGGAGCTGCCGCACGAGCGTGTCGTGCAGATGCACCTCGCGGGGCACACCCACTACGGCACACACATCGTGGACACGCACGACGCACCGGTGGCCGAGCCGGTGTGGGAGCTGTACCGGTTGGCCACCGAACTCACCGGCGGCGTGTCCACCCTGCTGGAGCGGGACGACAAGTTGCCGCCCTTCCCCGAGCTGTTGGCCGAACTCACCAGGGCGCGGGACTGCTCAGCCGCCCCGGCAGGGGGTGCGCGTGGCTGACGCCTCCTCGCTCGCCGCGGTGCAGCACTGGATGCAGTCGGTGATCCTTCGTCCGACGGGTGAGGACCCCGGCCATACGATCACCGCCTCCAGCCGGCAGTCGGCGCGCGAGCGGCTCCTCGTCCACCAGCGGGGATACCGGCTGCGACTGCTGGAGTGCATGCGCACCCTGCACCCGGGTTCGGTGCATCTGCTCGGCCGGGAGCTCTTCGACGGGTTCGCACTCGACTA is a genomic window of Streptomyces gilvosporeus containing:
- a CDS encoding PepSY-associated TM helix domain-containing protein; the encoded protein is MSVEPPTTAPPRTADDAGEPALAPASVAAPSALRTLRPLVLRLHFYAGVFVAPFLLVAAVTGLLYAGSFQAEKIVYAHELTVPVGDRKLPISQQVAAARKAHPEGTISAVRPSSQPEATTRVLLSGVKGTAADHTLAVFVDPYTGRVRGALEQYGSTGALPLRTWIDELHRDLHLGDIGRLYSEFAASWLWVITGGGLVLWFGRGRTRRKVRGTTGRRRSLTLHGTVGVWAAGGLFFLSATGLTWSTYAGANIGDLREALGQSTPSVTATSSGHEGHGSMAGMDMNGTDRGSHSGARSDVGLDAVLKTARAESLSDPVEIVPPADSSSAYVVRQIQRSWPEKQDSIAVDPATGKVTDVLRFSDYPVLAKLTRWGIDAHTGTLFGLANQIALAGLALALILLILWGYRMWWQRGRGSVFGRPTPRGAWRQVPVYVLVPCVAMVAVVGYYVPLLGIPLAVFLAVDILLSRITRRRTGHSPA
- a CDS encoding GNAT family N-acetyltransferase, translating into MTELGPVAWPPASIRTERIVLRESEARDRAAFIELLASPEVHTYLGGPRPRDELERELPEVPERWPGSFVVELDGALTGQILLRRAPEHSRPAAAGKVDLGYMFLPRAWGFGYAAEACAAALDWFDGVLPCEPVVLHTQTANVGSMRLAAKLGFIEVERFHAWDAEQWLGMRSPVMPSVLVDEATGQARAAISPNEGIPR
- a CDS encoding pirin family protein — protein: MSNLETKPMELLCGAAVDGERPVEAARVEVLTAREVPLGGPRAMTVRRTLPQRARTLIGAWCFADHYGPDDVSLTGGMDVAPHPHTGLQTVSWLFSGEIEHRDSLGSHAYVRPGELNLMTGGFGICHSEVSTPGTTTLHGVQLWVALPEEHRNAERDFQHYAPEPVRIDGAEIRVFLGSLAGEVSPVRTFTPLIGAEILLQPRATITLAVDPGFEHGLLVDQGDVHLSHTPVGPAELGYVPPGSDALTLTNASDDLARTVLLGGTPFEEEIVMWWNFVGRSHQDIVEARSAWMEDADGARFGEVKGYDGDRLPAPKLPNGALKPRGRVR
- a CDS encoding NAD-binding protein codes for the protein MRHLAQPTDEDLRRALDGEVAGVAILLDDDVESLRYALAVEHIRPGVTLVVTVFDRTVAEQLMGVVPNCQVTSPAEVAAPALLAACLQPDLLALTRTPSGHAGARWDGDTVRLEPYRPPRSLRYRARLGKIRGQLRPHDGSSRIMLTGLAGLLAVLLADWIWSVTLNHRPPVEALFEAVRTVSTVGPAAAHGSNAYLLFASLAMLVTIVFTAVFTAGVVDRLLAPRSIGVVGPRALPRAGHVVVVGLGQVGLRLCTRLQDLGIGVIAVERDPAAPHLRLARALGVPVLIADATDKFVLRKLSLHTAQAMAAVASDDLDNIAVSVAARAVAPDLRMVIRAGDHEAIAETQSLFRIGTVHDLGSLSAAYTTASLTGLRPRGVLAHGRKLLVERADGTFTHWPHTVRCDHQQDRHAVTVPPVVGASA
- a CDS encoding S53 family peptidase; protein product: MRRTVAALTAMLTLTVTALTIGLATGVQAAALSSAPHASPSASTTDFGCVHPSKAGQARCFGVMKAHRTPSGRMSPFTTGSPTTMGFVPSDLRSAYNLGGTSGSGRTVAIVDAMDDPNAESDLAAYRSAYGLPSCTTANGCFHKVNQRGQASPMPSGDYGWAEEISLDLDMVSATCPSCHILLVEANSANVPDLMTAEDTAATTSGVVSVSNSWGGSEDNTITSVDSHFNHPGVAITASSGDSGYGVFWPASSPYVTAVGGTSLSKASNSRGWTETAWSGAGSGCSAYEAKPSWQHDSGCAKRTVADVAAVADPHTGVAVYDTYNSCGGAMLCDTRLQLGLAQGADGWVEVGGTSVSSPIIASVYALAGNTSSVANGSYPYSHTSALHDVTSGSNGFCGGSYLCTGGPGYDGPTGLGTPNGTGAF
- a CDS encoding DUF692 domain-containing protein — encoded protein: MPHLGFGVGLRTPHLPYIRRHLPPVDFFEIISENFLDARGGRRQALAEIAERYPVVLHGVSLSIGSTDPLDLSYLRRLKRLADDVQAPWVSDHVCWTGVLGVNTHDLLPLPFTEETLSHVVRRVRIVQDVLERPLVLENPSSYVEFRASTLTEGEFLGRMAQEADCGLLLDVNNVHVSAFNHDFDPVRYLRELPHERVVQMHLAGHTHYGTHIVDTHDAPVAEPVWELYRLATELTGGVSTLLERDDKLPPFPELLAELTRARDCSAAPAGGARG
- a CDS encoding DUF1918 domain-containing protein; its protein translation is MQASVGDRLLVHGRIVGQHDRTAEIIEVLGSNGTPPYRVRFDDGHETLMSPGPDTVVRHFPSDGS